Proteins from a genomic interval of Lelliottia amnigena:
- the yhbO gene encoding PfpI family intracellular peptidase encodes MSKKIAVLITDEFEDSEFTSPAEAFRKAGHEVVTIDKQAGKTVKGHKGEASVTIDKSIDDVTAAQFDALLLPGGHSPDTLRGDDRFVTFTRDFVASGKPVFAICHGPQLLISADVVRGRKLTAVKPIVIDLKNAGADFYDQEVVVDQDQLVTSRTPDDLPAFNREALRLLGT; translated from the coding sequence ATGAGCAAGAAAATAGCGGTCTTGATCACCGACGAGTTTGAAGATTCAGAATTCACCTCGCCTGCTGAGGCGTTCCGCAAAGCGGGACATGAAGTAGTGACAATAGATAAACAGGCGGGGAAAACGGTGAAAGGCCATAAAGGCGAGGCCAGCGTGACTATCGATAAATCCATTGATGACGTCACAGCAGCTCAGTTCGACGCGCTCTTACTGCCGGGCGGCCACTCGCCGGATACCCTGCGCGGTGACGATCGCTTTGTCACGTTTACCCGTGATTTTGTCGCGAGCGGCAAACCCGTCTTTGCGATCTGTCATGGGCCGCAACTGCTGATCAGCGCTGACGTGGTGCGCGGGCGCAAACTTACGGCCGTCAAACCGATCGTGATTGATCTTAAAAACGCGGGTGCCGATTTTTACGATCAGGAAGTCGTGGTCGATCAGGATCAGCTGGTGACGAGCCGTACACCGGACGATCTCCCGGCGTTTAATCGTGAAGCGCTGCGCCTACTCGGCACGTAG
- the diaA gene encoding DnaA initiator-associating protein DiaA, which translates to MLERIKVCFTESIQTQIAAAEALPDAISRAAMTLVQSLLNGNKILCCGNGTSAANAQHFAASMINRFETERPSLPAIALNTDNVVLTAIANDRLHDEIYAKQVRALGHAGDVLLAISTRGNSRDIVKAVEAAVTRDMTIVALTGYDGGELAGLLGPQDVEIRIPSHRSARIQEMHMLTVNCLCDLIDNTLFPHQDD; encoded by the coding sequence GTGCTCGAAAGAATTAAGGTTTGCTTCACAGAAAGCATTCAAACTCAAATTGCAGCGGCGGAAGCTCTCCCGGATGCTATTTCACGCGCAGCGATGACGCTGGTGCAGTCCCTGCTCAATGGCAACAAAATCCTCTGTTGTGGCAACGGTACCTCCGCCGCCAACGCACAGCATTTTGCTGCCAGCATGATCAATCGTTTTGAAACAGAACGCCCAAGTTTACCTGCCATTGCACTTAATACCGATAATGTGGTCTTAACCGCGATTGCCAACGATCGTCTTCATGACGAAATCTACGCAAAACAGGTTCGCGCCTTAGGCCACGCCGGGGATGTTCTGCTGGCGATTTCTACGCGCGGAAATAGCCGTGATATCGTAAAAGCCGTTGAAGCGGCCGTGACGCGTGATATGACGATTGTCGCGCTAACGGGCTATGACGGTGGCGAACTGGCAGGTCTTTTAGGACCGCAGGATGTGGAAATTCGCATTCCATCTCATCGCAGTGCGCGTATTCAGGAAATGCACATGCTGACGGTGAACTGTCTTTGCGATTTGATTGATAACACGCTTTTCCCTCACCAGGATGATTAA
- a CDS encoding N-acetyltransferase GCN5 gives MLIRVEIGIDAPGIDALLRRSFPEESEARLVHDLREDGLITLGLVATDDEGQVVGYVAFSPVAVQGEELQWVGMAPLAVDEHYRGKGLARKLVYEGLDSLNEFGYAAVVTLGDPAFYGRLGFESAAPYDLHCRWPNTETAFQVHRLADDALNGVSGLVEYHDHFNRF, from the coding sequence ATGCTGATTCGAGTTGAAATAGGGATTGATGCACCGGGTATCGATGCATTGTTACGTCGTTCGTTTCCGGAAGAGAGTGAGGCCCGACTGGTGCACGATCTCCGTGAAGACGGGCTGATCACTCTGGGGCTGGTGGCCACCGATGACGAAGGTCAGGTGGTCGGCTACGTGGCGTTTAGTCCGGTTGCCGTTCAGGGTGAAGAGCTGCAGTGGGTTGGAATGGCCCCGCTGGCGGTTGATGAACACTATCGCGGTAAGGGTCTGGCACGTAAGCTGGTCTATGAAGGACTGGATTCACTGAATGAATTTGGTTATGCGGCGGTGGTTACGCTGGGCGATCCGGCATTTTACGGACGTTTGGGGTTCGAATCGGCAGCGCCGTACGATCTTCATTGCCGCTGGCCGAATACTGAGACCGCGTTCCAGGTACATCGTCTGGCGGATGACGCACTGAACGGCGTCAGCGGTCTGGTTGAGTATCACGACCACTTTAATCGCTTTTAA
- a CDS encoding permease → MTGQSSSQAATPFQWWKPALFFLVVIVGLWYVKWQPYYGKAFTAADTHSIGKSILAQPDTSPLQAAWDYAMVYFLAVWKAAVLGVLLGSLIQVLIPRNWLMRTLGQPRFQGTLLGTIFSLPGMMCSCCAAPVTAGMRRQQVSMGGALAFWMGNPVLNPATLVFMGFVLGWHFALIRLVAGLLTVLIVASLVQYLVKDNTVQPVSVDIESSEPQGGFFARWGKALWQLFWSTIPVYILAVLVLGAARVWLFPHADGAIDNTLLWVIAMAVAGCLFVIPTAAEIPIVQTMMLAGMGTAPALALLITLPAVSLPSLIMLRKSFPAKALWLTGLLVALSGVITGSIALL, encoded by the coding sequence ATGACTGGTCAGTCTTCATCTCAGGCGGCAACGCCTTTTCAGTGGTGGAAACCCGCACTCTTTTTTCTCGTCGTTATCGTCGGGCTTTGGTATGTGAAATGGCAGCCGTATTACGGTAAAGCCTTCACCGCCGCCGACACGCACAGCATCGGCAAATCCATTCTCGCCCAGCCGGACACCAGCCCGTTGCAGGCGGCGTGGGATTACGCGATGGTCTATTTCCTCGCCGTATGGAAAGCCGCAGTGCTGGGGGTGTTGTTGGGCTCGCTCATTCAAGTGCTTATTCCGCGCAACTGGCTGATGCGAACGTTAGGCCAGCCGCGTTTTCAGGGCACATTGCTGGGGACGATTTTCTCTCTGCCGGGCATGATGTGCTCCTGCTGTGCTGCGCCCGTTACGGCTGGCATGCGGCGTCAGCAGGTATCGATGGGCGGCGCGCTGGCATTCTGGATGGGAAACCCGGTGCTTAATCCCGCTACGCTGGTCTTTATGGGCTTTGTGCTCGGCTGGCACTTTGCGTTGATCCGTTTGGTTGCCGGGCTACTAACCGTGCTGATTGTGGCCTCTTTAGTTCAGTATCTGGTCAAAGATAATACCGTTCAGCCCGTATCGGTGGATATTGAATCTTCGGAGCCGCAGGGCGGATTCTTTGCCCGCTGGGGGAAAGCGTTATGGCAGCTTTTCTGGAGCACCATCCCGGTGTATATCCTGGCGGTACTCGTGTTAGGCGCGGCGCGCGTCTGGTTGTTCCCTCACGCAGACGGCGCGATCGATAACACATTGCTGTGGGTGATTGCGATGGCGGTAGCCGGATGCTTGTTTGTGATTCCGACTGCGGCTGAGATTCCGATTGTGCAGACGATGATGCTCGCCGGTATGGGTACCGCTCCCGCGCTGGCACTCTTAATCACGCTGCCCGCCGTGAGCCTTCCGTCGCTTATCATGCTGCGTAAGTCATTCCCGGCGAAAGCGCTTTGGCTGACGGGTTTACTGGTCGCGTTAAGTGGCGTGATAACGGGCAGTATTGCGCTGCTATAA
- the yhbP gene encoding protein YhbP, protein METLAAINRWLAKQHVVTWCVHHEGELWCANAFYYYDPERVAFYVLSEDKTRHAQMTGTRAHVAGTINGQPKNVALIRGVQFKGEIRRLEGEESDSMRRQYTRRFPVALALSAPVWEIRPDELKFTDNTLGFGKKLHWLRAE, encoded by the coding sequence ATGGAAACTCTGGCCGCCATTAACCGCTGGCTGGCAAAGCAGCATGTCGTGACCTGGTGTGTGCACCATGAGGGCGAGCTGTGGTGCGCTAACGCGTTTTATTACTACGATCCCGAGCGCGTTGCGTTTTACGTGTTAAGCGAAGACAAAACGCGACATGCCCAGATGACCGGGACGAGAGCTCACGTCGCCGGGACAATAAACGGTCAGCCGAAAAACGTCGCGCTGATTCGCGGCGTCCAGTTTAAGGGTGAGATTCGTCGTCTGGAAGGGGAGGAAAGCGACAGCATGCGCAGGCAGTATACTCGCCGCTTTCCGGTGGCTTTGGCGTTGTCAGCACCCGTCTGGGAAATTCGCCCCGACGAGCTCAAGTTCACTGACAACACCCTCGGCTTTGGCAAAAAGCTTCACTGGCTACGTGCCGAGTAG
- a CDS encoding NAD-dependent epimerase/dehydratase, with protein sequence MSQVLITGTTGLVGGHLLRLLIQDRKVNYIAAPTRRPLTDISGVFNPYDPQLTDALAQVKDPIDIAFCCLGTTRREAGSKEAFIHADYTLVVDTALTAKKLGAKHFLVVSSMGANARSPFFYNQVKGKMEEALIAQNWERLTIVRPSMLLGDRDKQRVNESIFAPLFQLLPGNWKSIQARDVARAMLHEAFSPSQEGVNIIPSAKLREIVKSEA encoded by the coding sequence ATGAGCCAGGTATTGATTACAGGCACTACCGGACTGGTCGGTGGCCATTTGCTTCGGCTGTTGATACAGGATCGCAAAGTCAATTACATTGCCGCGCCGACACGCCGTCCATTGACCGATATTTCTGGCGTCTTTAACCCCTACGATCCTCAGCTCACCGACGCACTGGCGCAGGTAAAGGATCCGATTGATATCGCGTTTTGCTGTCTCGGCACCACGCGTCGTGAAGCCGGCAGCAAAGAGGCGTTTATTCACGCCGACTATACGCTGGTGGTTGATACAGCACTCACGGCGAAAAAGCTGGGCGCGAAACATTTTCTGGTGGTCAGCTCAATGGGCGCAAATGCCCGTTCTCCCTTTTTTTACAATCAGGTGAAAGGGAAAATGGAAGAGGCATTGATCGCGCAAAACTGGGAACGGTTGACCATCGTGCGTCCGTCTATGCTGCTCGGGGACCGCGATAAGCAGCGCGTTAATGAATCGATTTTCGCGCCGTTGTTCCAGCTTTTACCGGGAAACTGGAAATCCATTCAGGCGCGTGATGTTGCGCGTGCCATGTTGCACGAGGCGTTCTCTCCCTCGCAGGAAGGGGTCAACATCATACCCTCAGCAAAACTGCGTGAAATTGTAAAAAGTGAGGCGTAA
- a CDS encoding GIY-YIG nuclease superfamily protein, translating into MLWCVHLKILNMLTVCWFLYLVRTADNALYTGITTDVGRRFLEHQTGKGAKALRGKGELSLAFSAPVGERSLALKMEYRIKQLTKRQKERLVAGDGSFEALYDSLQTPPVKSD; encoded by the coding sequence ATGCTATGGTGCGTTCACCTTAAAATACTGAATATGCTTACCGTGTGCTGGTTTCTCTATCTCGTCAGAACGGCTGATAATGCGCTTTATACCGGAATTACCACCGACGTCGGGCGGCGTTTCCTTGAACATCAAACAGGGAAAGGCGCGAAAGCGCTGCGGGGAAAAGGTGAACTCTCACTGGCCTTTTCCGCGCCCGTTGGCGAGCGCTCACTGGCGCTGAAAATGGAGTACCGCATAAAGCAGCTGACGAAGCGTCAGAAAGAGCGCCTCGTCGCCGGAGACGGCTCATTTGAGGCACTATACGACAGCCTGCAAACGCCGCCTGTTAAAAGCGATTAA
- a CDS encoding putative endonuclease, producing MAQIPAGADRPGELSRKQTGDAWELKARHWLEGKGLRFIAANVHGRGGEIDLIMKDGQVIVFIEVRFRQSSRFGGAAASVTLAKQHKLLQTAHLWLARHNGSFDTVDCRFDVVAFTGNDIEWLKNAFGEDA from the coding sequence ATGGCTCAAATACCAGCAGGGGCAGATCGTCCCGGCGAGTTAAGCCGCAAACAGACGGGCGACGCGTGGGAGCTAAAGGCGCGTCACTGGCTGGAAGGCAAAGGACTGCGTTTTATCGCCGCTAACGTTCACGGACGTGGCGGCGAAATTGATCTGATAATGAAAGACGGTCAGGTTATCGTGTTTATTGAGGTACGTTTCCGACAGTCGTCCCGATTTGGTGGCGCTGCCGCCAGCGTGACGCTCGCCAAACAACATAAATTATTACAGACTGCCCACTTGTGGCTTGCCCGCCATAATGGGAGTTTTGATACTGTGGATTGCCGGTTCGATGTGGTAGCCTTCACCGGAAACGACATTGAGTGGCTTAAAAACGCTTTTGGCGAAGACGCATAA
- the lpoA gene encoding LppC family lipoprotein, which translates to MVPLTFLRTKASRSLPIMLAALIFAGCGTQAPDQTAAHMQGSAQADSGFYLQQMSQSSNDTKTNWQLLAIRALLKEGKTQQALDLYNQLPQELNDTQRGEQSLLAAELKIAQKDYPAAKKQLADIDVKALENNQQARYWQAVIAAEQGRPSLALLRALIAQEPLLSGADKQKNIDATWQALSSMTPEQAQALVINADENVLQGWLDLQQMWFNNRSDPKMLKAGITDWQTRYPQNPGAKMLPTQLVNVQNFQPASVSKIALLLPLNGQAAVFGRTIQQGFEAAKNGTAAVTGNAVPAQAAQAANVNDVISPSAVETSDLTSAQAPAQGTMQNPVTAPTTPPTTTQAPAETAAPAEAQAPVETQAAPATDAATTQPQATSADQQPAAQPQAVAATTANPGAELKIYDTSSQPLDQVLAQVQQDGASIVVGPLLKNNVEELMKSNTSLNVLALNQPEQVQNRANICYFALSPEDEARDAARHIHEQGKQAPLLLTPRSALGDRVATAFAHEWQQLGGNIVLQQKFGSTSELRAGVNGGSGIALTGSPVSASLPQQQGVTIGGLTIPAPPTDAQISGGGKVDAAYIVATPEEIAFIKPMIAMRNGSQSGVTLYASSRSAQGTAGPDFRLEMDGLQYSEIPMLAGSNPALMQQALSSVRNDYSLARLYAMGVDAWALANHFTQMRQVPGFELNGNTGDLTATQDCVINRKLSWLKYQQGQIVPAS; encoded by the coding sequence ATGGTACCCTTAACGTTTCTTCGAACAAAAGCTTCGCGCAGCCTTCCTATTATGCTGGCAGCCCTGATTTTCGCAGGCTGTGGCACTCAGGCGCCCGATCAGACTGCGGCCCATATGCAGGGTTCCGCGCAGGCTGATTCCGGCTTTTATCTGCAACAAATGTCGCAGAGCTCAAATGATACCAAGACCAACTGGCAATTACTTGCCATTCGTGCACTGCTGAAGGAAGGTAAAACGCAGCAGGCACTCGATCTGTATAACCAGTTGCCGCAGGAATTGAACGATACACAACGCGGTGAGCAGTCGCTGCTGGCCGCAGAGCTGAAAATTGCGCAGAAAGATTATCCGGCGGCGAAAAAACAGCTGGCGGATATCGACGTGAAAGCGCTGGAGAACAACCAGCAGGCCCGCTACTGGCAGGCCGTTATCGCTGCCGAGCAGGGTCGCCCTTCCCTGGCACTCCTGCGCGCGCTCATTGCGCAAGAGCCGCTGCTGAGCGGCGCCGATAAGCAGAAAAATATCGACGCCACCTGGCAAGCGCTCTCTTCAATGACGCCGGAACAGGCTCAGGCACTGGTGATCAATGCCGACGAAAATGTTTTGCAAGGCTGGCTGGATCTGCAGCAGATGTGGTTCAACAACCGCAGCGATCCAAAAATGCTGAAAGCGGGCATTACCGACTGGCAGACGCGTTACCCGCAAAATCCGGGTGCAAAAATGCTGCCGACGCAGTTGGTCAACGTGCAGAACTTCCAGCCTGCCTCCGTCAGCAAAATCGCTCTTTTGCTGCCATTGAACGGTCAGGCGGCGGTATTTGGTCGCACCATTCAGCAGGGCTTTGAAGCTGCGAAAAATGGCACCGCTGCGGTGACGGGGAACGCCGTTCCTGCACAGGCAGCGCAGGCCGCGAATGTGAATGATGTCATTAGCCCATCAGCGGTGGAAACCAGCGATTTGACCTCTGCACAAGCGCCTGCTCAAGGCACAATGCAAAATCCAGTGACTGCCCCGACAACGCCGCCAACGACCACCCAGGCCCCTGCTGAAACCGCAGCCCCAGCCGAAGCACAAGCGCCCGTTGAGACTCAGGCGGCTCCTGCCACCGACGCAGCAACGACACAACCACAGGCCACATCGGCCGATCAGCAGCCTGCCGCACAGCCGCAAGCCGTTGCTGCAACGACCGCCAATCCGGGTGCAGAACTGAAAATCTATGACACCAGTTCTCAGCCACTCGATCAGGTGCTGGCGCAAGTTCAGCAGGACGGTGCCAGTATCGTGGTCGGCCCCTTGCTAAAGAACAACGTCGAAGAGTTGATGAAGAGCAACACTTCGCTGAACGTGCTGGCGCTTAACCAGCCTGAGCAAGTTCAGAATCGCGCGAATATCTGTTACTTCGCTCTGTCTCCGGAAGATGAAGCCCGCGATGCGGCGCGTCATATTCATGAACAAGGAAAACAGGCCCCACTGCTGCTGACCCCGCGCAGCGCGCTGGGTGACCGCGTCGCCACGGCGTTTGCTCATGAATGGCAACAGCTCGGCGGCAATATCGTTCTGCAGCAGAAATTTGGCTCAACCTCAGAGCTGAGAGCGGGCGTAAATGGCGGGTCAGGTATTGCGCTGACCGGCAGCCCGGTTTCGGCCAGTCTGCCGCAGCAGCAAGGCGTGACCATCGGTGGGCTCACGATTCCGGCTCCGCCAACGGATGCGCAAATCAGCGGCGGCGGTAAGGTCGATGCGGCTTACATCGTCGCGACGCCAGAAGAAATTGCCTTTATCAAACCGATGATTGCTATGCGCAACGGCAGCCAAAGCGGCGTAACATTGTATGCGAGCTCGCGCAGCGCGCAGGGCACGGCTGGCCCAGATTTCCGTCTGGAAATGGATGGCCTGCAATACAGCGAAATCCCAATGCTTGCGGGCAGCAACCCGGCGCTGATGCAGCAGGCGCTGAGCAGCGTGCGTAACGACTATTCACTCGCGCGTTTGTACGCGATGGGTGTTGATGCGTGGGCGCTGGCGAACCACTTTACCCAGATGCGTCAGGTGCCGGGTTTTGAGCTTAACGGTAACACCGGCGATCTGACCGCAACCCAGGATTGTGTGATTAACAGGAAGTTATCATGGCTCAAATACCAGCAGGGGCAGATCGTCCCGGCGAGTTAA
- the osmY_2 gene encoding outer membrane lipoprotein, translating into MKALTPLAVLISALLLQGCIAAAVVGTAAVGTKAATDPRSVGTQVDDGTLELRVNSALSKDEQIKKEARINVTAYQGKVLLAGQAPNLELAARAKQIAMGVEGTTEVFNEVRQGQPIGLGTASSDTWITTKVRSQLLGSDQVKSSNVKVTTENGEVFLLGLVTDREGKAAADIASRVSGVKHVTTAFTYIK; encoded by the coding sequence ATGAAGGCATTAACGCCCCTCGCAGTCCTTATTTCTGCGCTGCTGCTTCAAGGATGTATCGCTGCGGCTGTGGTAGGTACAGCGGCTGTCGGCACCAAAGCAGCAACCGATCCGCGCTCTGTGGGGACTCAAGTCGACGACGGTACCCTGGAATTGCGCGTTAACAGCGCCCTGTCGAAAGACGAACAAATTAAGAAAGAAGCCCGCATTAACGTGACCGCTTATCAGGGCAAAGTGCTGCTGGCAGGCCAGGCACCCAATCTGGAGCTTGCGGCTCGCGCGAAGCAAATCGCCATGGGTGTAGAAGGCACCACGGAAGTGTTCAACGAAGTTCGCCAGGGTCAGCCTATTGGTCTGGGAACGGCATCGTCTGATACCTGGATCACCACCAAAGTGCGCTCGCAGCTGCTGGGTAGCGATCAGGTGAAATCCTCTAACGTGAAAGTCACCACCGAGAATGGCGAAGTGTTCCTGCTCGGCCTGGTCACCGATCGTGAAGGCAAAGCCGCGGCCGATATCGCCAGCCGCGTGAGCGGCGTGAAGCACGTAACGACCGCGTTTACCTATATTAAATAA